A DNA window from Onychostoma macrolepis isolate SWU-2019 chromosome 13, ASM1243209v1, whole genome shotgun sequence contains the following coding sequences:
- the LOC131552673 gene encoding small integral membrane protein 28-like, translated as MDSSWIQFGPAGRGSDDWGTGASAPPSTEDRLKGYWNELASNKVEERPEATLYVVIVTGSLLFLAGIAFFVYKRCFRGEDNTAKVITLDFEDADGTAEFLSTLEEGDGTEDGNDGVFLMVYLPAPYEKTLTKIARAASTSSSHNDVEIMQLHTETSTDQE; from the exons ATGGATAGCAGCTGGATTCAGTTCGGCCCTGCGGGACGGGGCTCAGATGACTGGGGCACAGGCGCATCCGCACCTCCTTCAACTGAGGACCGTCTTAAG GGCTACTGGAACGAGCTGGCTTCAAACAAGGTCGAAGAGAGACCGGAGGCAACGCTGTATGTTGTCATAGTAACGGGCTCCTTGCTCTTCCTGGCTGGAATTGCCTTCTTTGTTTACAAGAGATGTTTCAGGGGGGAGGACAACACAGCCAAAGTCATAACTCTGGATTTTGAGGACGCTGATGGCACTGCTGAATTTCTGTCCACTTTGGAGGAAGGAGATGGCACTGAAGATGGGAATGATGGGGTTTTCCTGATGGTTTATCTGCCGGCCCCATATGAGAAAACCCTCACAAAGATAGCCCGTGCTGCAAGCACCTCCAGCTCACATAATGACGTGGAGATTATGCAATTACACACAGAGACCTCCACTGATCAAGAGTGA
- the lhb gene encoding lutropin subunit beta — MGTPVKILVVRNNTLLLLFSVVVLLAVAQSSFLPPCEPVNETVAVEKEGCPKCLVFQTTICSGHCLTKEPVYKSPFSTVYQHVCTYRDVRYETVRLPDCPPGVDPHITYPVALSCDCSLCTMDTSDCTIESLQPDFCMTQREDFLVY; from the exons ATGGGGACACCTGTCAA GATTTTAGTGGTCCGAAACAACACACTCCTTCTCTTATTCTCTGTAGTTGTGCTACTAGCTGTTGCTCAAAGCTCTTTTCTTCCACCCTGTGAGCCAGTTAATGAGACTGTAGCTGTGGAAAAGGAGGGCTGTCCAAAATGTCTGGTGTTTCAGACCACCATCTGCAGCGGTCACTGCCTGACAAAG GAGCCTGTATACAAGAGCCCGTTTTCCACTGTCTACCAACATGTCTGCACTTACCGGGACGTGCGCTACGAGACCGTCCGCCTGCCAGACTGTCCTCCAGGGGTGGACCCTCATATCACCTACCCGGTGGCTCTCAGCTGCGACTGCAGCCTGTGCACCATGGACACGTCTGACTGTACGATTGAAAGCCTGCAGCCTGACTTTTGCATGACTCAGAGAGAGGATTTCCTTGTCTACTAG
- the LOC131552675 gene encoding cytochrome c oxidase assembly protein COX20, mitochondrial, with protein MTDEGDKSQGMKVMGVLDIQNMPCARESILHGAGGSLVVGIVHFLATSRVKRSFDVGVAGFMLTTLGSWFYCRYNNAKLRVQQRMIQDGLKNKLIYEGTNLDPTRKKTGDQ; from the exons ATGACTGACGAGGGCGATAAGAGCCAG GGCATGAAGGTCATGGGTGTCCTTGATATCCAGAATATGCCATGTGCTCGGGAGTCTATTCTACATGGTGCAGGTGGTTCACTGGTGGTAGGGATAGTGCACTTTTTGGCAACAA GTAGAGTAAAGAGGTCGTTTGATGTGGGTGTCGCGGGATTCATGCTTACAACACTGGGTTCATG gtTTTATTGCAGATATAATAATGCCAAGCTGCGTGTACAGCAGAGAATGATTCAGGAtggcttaaaaaataaattaatttatgaagGCACAAATTTAGACCCCACACGGAAGAAGACAGGGGATCAGTAA